GCGGACTTCGTGCGCCGGGGGGTGGTGCGGGTTATCCACACCTCCGGGGTCCGGGGCGAGGTGGGCAAGGCCATCAGCCGCGGAGAGCTGGAGGTGCCCGTGGTGATCCACAGCCACGGGGGCCGGGCCCGGGCCATCGAGGAGGGGAGCATCTCCATCGACGTGGCCTTCCTGGCCGCCCCGGCCTGCGACCCCCAGGGGAACCTCACCGGGGCCCTGGGCCCCACGGGGTGCGGCTCCCTGGGGTACGCCCAGACCGACGCCCGGTACGCCCGCCACGTGGTGGCGGTGACGGACAACCTGGTGCCCCAGCCCCTGGCCCACGTCTCCATCCCCCAGTACCTGGTGGACCAGGTGGTGGTGACGGAAAGCCTCGGGGATCCCAAGAAGATCGCCACCGGGGCCGCCCGGATCACCCGCAACCCCGTGGACCTGCGCATCGCCGAGGATGCCTTCCGGGTCATCCGGGCGTCGGGGCTTTTGGAAAACGGCGTCTCCTTCCAGGTGGGCGCCGGCGGGGCCAGCCTAGCGGTGGCCCAGTACGTGCGGGAGTACATGAAGGACAAGGGCATCGTGGGCAGCTTCGGCTGCGGCGGCATCACGGGCTACATGGTGCAGATGCTGGAGGAGGGGCTCTTCAAGGCCCTCTACGACGTGCAGAGCTTCGACGCGGCGGTGCGGGACTCGGTGGCCAAGAACCGCAACCACATCGAGATCGACCAGTCCTGGTACGCCAACCCCCTGAACCGGGGCTGCGTGGTCCACGACCTGGACGTGGTGGTCCTGGCGGCCCTGGACGTGGACGTGGACTTCCACGTCAACGTCCTCACGGGGCACGACGGGGTGCTTCGGGGCGCCTCGGGGGGACACTGCGACACCGCCGCCGGGGCCAAGCTCTCCGTGGTGGTGCTTCCCTCCTTCCGGGGGGGCGTGCCCTCCGTCAAGGACCGGGTGCAGACCGTGGTCACCCCCGGGGAGAGCGTGGACGTGGTGGTCACGGAGCGGGGGGTCTGCGTGAACCCCCGACGGCCGGAGCTTGCCGAGGCGGCCCGCGGGGCGGGGCTCAAGGTGGTGGACATCCACGACCTGAAGGCCCAGGTGGAACGCCTCACCGGCGTCCCCGAGCCTGTGGCGGCGGACACCTCCCGGGTGGTGGCGCTGGTGGAGTACCGGGACGGCACGTTGCTGGACAGCGTGTTCCGGGTGGACTGCTGAGTCTATCGGGACGAGAACAGGAGATTCAAAGGGCCCCGGGGCGTTATCGCCCCGGGGCCCTTCCCTTCATTCCCTCGGCGGCTCCTCGAAGAGGTCCCGCACCTCCAGCAGTTCCGGGTGTTCCCGGAGGATCCCCTCCACCAGCGCGTCGCTGCGTCGGCAGTAGGTCTCGAAATCCGCGAACCCCGGGTCCAGGTGTCCCATGTAGGTGCGGAACACCAGGTCCGGGATGTGCCCCACCGCCCGGGTCTTGGGGTAGAGCACCAGGGTGCGCTCCATGCTCACGCACAGGTAGGTCCCGAAGAGTTCCAGATACTCATCGCTGTGCCCCAGCCCGTATTTTTCGTTGATCCGCCGGAGGCTGCGGAGGCTCTCGTCGGGGTTGCTCCCCCGATCCTCCGGGATGGTGCGGAAGTACAGGTCGTTGCGCATGGCGTCCTTGTAGAAAAGCTCGAAGGGGGGGGAGGACATGACCCGGTAGTTCAGGCGCACCAGGGAGGCGGAGTAGAGGAGGGGATCCTCGTCCACGTCCACCGCCCGCTCCAGGTGCTCCTTGAAGATCCCCAGGAAACGGTTCAGGATCTCCAGGGCCACGGTCTCCTTGGTGGCGAAGTAGTAGGTCACCAGCCCCAGGCTCACCCCTGCCGCCTCGGCGATCTGCCTCATGCTGGTGCCGCCGAACCCCCGGGCCAGAAAAAGACGCCAGGCCTGGTTGAGGATCCGGTTCTTTCGGTTTTCCGGGTCTTTCATCTCCTGCACCTCCGTGGCCAGCGGTTCTCCGGGGCCGAAAAAAACCGCCCCGAAGGGGGCGGGAAAGGGCGGTCCCTCGGGACCCGGACCGATTGTACTCCCCTCTTCGAAGGGGGGGCAACGAAGGGGGCTCCCCTTCGGGGAGCCCCCGGACCCGCTCAGGCTTCTTCGTAGCTGATCTCCATGTGCACCTTCCCGCTTCGTTTCCGCATCACCGCATAACCCGCCGCGGTGACCAGCACCACCCCGTTGCCCACCATCTCGTAGGGCTTGAGGACGCTGAACAGCAGCAGGGTCTGCCCCAGGGTGGCCACGCCTCCCAGGACGCTCCAGAACTTCAGGGTTCCGGTGGACACGTGGAACCGGGACTGGGCCCACAGCTCCGGCACCCGGGTGGTGAGGCGCACCGCGGAGAAGCACACCAGGGCGAAGAGCACGTTGTTCAGGATCACCGCCATGTTCCCGATGGTGGAGATGTTGAACTCGAAGAAGATGGGCGCCAGGCTTTCCAGGTACAGCAGCGTGAGGATGACGTAGGGGATCTTGTGCTTCACCGTGAGGACCCCCAGGCCCGAGGGGAGCCATCCGTCCACGCAGGCCTGGAGGATGGGCTTGGTGACCCAGCCCAAGGCGGCCACCTTGGTGTGCCGCACCCCCTTCTTGATAGCCGCCGCCAGGTAGGCGTTGCAGCCGTGGGGGAGGAACATGGAGGGCACCATGGTGGTGTTGGTGGAGGGCACGTGGAAGGTGCCGTCGGACACGTTCAGCAGGTCCAGCTTCCCGTCCAGCATCCCCGCGAAGGCCACCATGTCGTCCAGATCGAAGCCCCCGGGGGTCAGCTCGGAGCCGCTGATGCGGAACTCCACCGGGAAGTCGGCGCCGCATTTTTTCTTGATGTTCTCCAGCACCAGGAGGGCGAAGCGGCCCCGGTTCTCCAGGCTGCCCCCGAACCGGTCCGTGCGCTGGTTGTTCAGGGGGGACAGAAACTGGTGCAGCAGCCAGCCGTGGCCCGCGTGGACCATGCACAGGTCCACGCCCCCCAGCTTGGCCATCTCCGCCGCATCCCCGAAGGCCTCCACGATCTCCTCGATGTGCTCCTCGTCCAGCTCCGTCACCGGGACCCCCAGGGGGCCCATGCCGGCGGAGGGGCCGTAGATGGGCCCGTCGTAGTAGCGGGGGTTGGCCCGACGCCCCGGGTGGATCAGCTCGATGGACGCCAGGGCCCCGTGGTGCTTGATGGCGTCGGTGGTGTTGATGAGGGAGGGCAGCACCTCGTCGTCGTCCAGGGGCACCATGCGCCCGTGGGCCTTGCCGGTCTTGGTGTGCACGTTGCTTTCCCCGATGGTGACGATGGCGGCGCCCCCCCCGGCTTTCACCTCGTAGGCCGCCACGTTCTCCCGGGTGAGGTAGCCCTCCGGGGTGAGGTCCCCCATGCTCCCCGGGGCGGACTCGATGCGGTTCCGGGCGGTGAGGCCTCCGATGCGGACGGGACTGAACAGGTGCGGGTACGGATTCATGCGGATTCCCCCTTGGGTATGTCGATTCGGGCCCCGGAGCGGAAGGCCCGCCGCCGGGGATGGAGACCACGACCCACCTTCCCGGAGCGTGGACGCCCCGGGGCGGAGGCATGGGAGAACCGTCGCGACGTTCCCGTACATGTACGGCAGTGTCAAGATCCCCTTCCTCTTTGCGGCAGGGACGAGTTCCCGGGGGTTCTTTTCGAGGGGGGCTTGTAATACCAGAGGCAATAGACTAAACTTCAAGGAGTGAATGGTTCATATTTTTCTGGGCTTCGCGGCGCGGGTTCCGCCGGATGCGAGCGGGCAGAGGAAGAGGCTTTCCCCGGTCGGTCTTTTTCGTGGTGCCTTCGCCAGGGAAACGGAGCTTCAAACCGGGGGAAGGGGCGTCTTGACAGGCCTTTCAGACCGGTTTTCCTCCGCCTAACTAAGGAGGAAGCCAAACCCCCCCGTCCCTTCTCAGTCTGTTGCGTTGCGCTTCCTTCCAATTTGGGGAAAAACGGTTTTTGCGTCGACCATCGGGGCGCATCGAAACCCAAGTCATAAATGAGGTCAAAAAACCAGAAAGAGGTGGAACCCATGGCGAACAGGTCGCAGGAACTCATGGAGATGGAGCACCACTACGGCGCGCACAACTACCACCCCCTCGAAGTGGTCATCGCCAAGGCCCAGGGCATCTGGGTGGAAGATCCCGAGGGCAAGCGGTACATGGACATGCTCTCCGCCTACTCCGCGGTGAACCAGGGACACCGGCACCCCAAGATCATCCAGGCCCTGAAGGACCAGGCGGACGTGCTTACCCTCACCTCCCGGGCGTTCTTCAACGACCGGTGGCCCCTCTTCGCCAAGAAGCTCTCCGAGATGACGGGCAAGGAGATGATCCTGCCCATGAACACCGGCGCCGAGGCGGTGGAGACGGCCCTCAAGACCATGCGCAAGTGGGGCTACATGGTGAAGGGCGTGGAGAAGGACAAGGCGGAGATCATCGTCTTCGAGGAGAACTTCCACGGTCGCACCATCAGCATCATCTCCTTCTCCGTGGACCCCGACGCGAAGGACAACTACGGGCCCTTCACCCCGGGCTTCGTGGTGGTGCCCTACGACGACCTCGCCGCGGTGGAGAAAGCCATCAACAAGAACACCGTGGGCATCCTGGTGGAGCCCATCCAGGGCGAGGCGGGAGTTCGGGTCCCCAGCGACGGCTTCCTGAAGGGTCTGGAGAACCTGGCCCGGAAGCACAACGTGCTGCTGGCCATGGACGAGGTGCAGACGGGCTTCTGCCGCACCGGCAAGACCTTCGCCTTCCAGCACGAGGGGATCAACCCGGACATCATCGTCATGGGCAAGGCCCTGGGCGGCGGCGTCTTCCCCGTGTCCGCCGTGGCGGCCAACAAGGACGTCCTGGGGGTGTTCCAGCCCGGGACCCACGGTTCCACCTTCGGGGGCAACCCCCTGGCCTGCGCCGTGGCCATGGCGGCCATGGACGTGCTCCAGGAGGAGAAGCTCGCCGACCGGGCCGCCGAGCTGGGGGTCTACTTCATGGAGGGCATCCGGGCCATCAACTCCCCCAAGATCAAGGAAGTCCGGGGCAAGGGGCTCCTCATCGGCGTGGTGCTCCACGAGTCCGCCGGGAAGGCCCGCATCTACACCACCGCCCTCAAGGAGAAGGGGCTCCTCTGCAAGGAGACCCACAGCTGGATCATCCGGTTTGCCCCTCCCCTGGTCATCACCAAGGAGGAGATCGACCAGGCCCTGAAGATCATCAAGGAAGTGCTGGGCTAGAACCGTCCTCCGAAACGACGCGGTCCTGAGGGGAACCCCTTCCGGGGTTCCCCTTTTTTGATGCCCCGGGATCCTTGAGCCCCCACCGGGCGGGTAAGATGGGAAAGGGCCTCGGGCCCCGAGGGAGGGGATGCCGTCATGACGGAAGGATCCTCCGCCCTGAGGGAGCGGATCCGCAGGCTCCAGCGGGACGAGATCACGGAGCACCACATCTACCTGCGTCTGGCCCGTCGGGCGTCCCCGGAGAACCGGGGGGTGCTGGAGCGGGTGGCGGGGGAGGAGCTGCGGCACTATCAGGTCTGGCGGGACCGGTCCGGGGAGGAGGTGTCCCCCCGGTGGGGGAAGGTGTGGGCCTACGGTCTCATGGGCCGGGTGCTGGGGTTCACCTTCGCCGCCAAGCTCATGGAGAAGGGGGAGGAGGGGGCTCAGGACTGCCTGGAGGAGCTGACGGAGGTCTTCCCGGAGGCGGAACAGATCCTCCGGGAGGAGGAGGAGCACGAGACGGCCCTCCTGGCCCTGCTGGACGAGGAGCGGCTGCACTACACCGGCTCCCTGGTGCTGGGTCTGAGCGACGCCCTGGTGGAGCTGACGGGCACCCTGGCGGGGCTGACCCTGGCGCTGCAGAACACCCGGCTCATCGCCCTGTCGGGACTCATCACCGGGGTGGCCGCCTCCCTGTCCATGGGGGCTTCGGAGTACCTCTCCACCAAGGCGGAAGGGGGGCGGAAGAGCCCCTTCAAGGCGGCCCTCTACACCGGGGGGATCTACCTGTTCACCGTGTTCCTCCTGCTGCTGCCCTACTTCGTCCTGAAAGACTACTTCCTCTGCCTGGGGGTCTCCCTGGCGGGGGCGGTGGGGGTGATCCTGGCCTTCACCGCCTACGTGGCGGTGGCCCAGGACGAGCCCTTTCTCCGGCGGTTCCTGGAGATGGCGGGGCTCAGCCTGGGGGTGGCGGCGGTGAGCTTCGGCCTGGGCTACCTGGCCCGCCTCTTCCTGGGGGTGGAGGTTTAGGGAAAGCCCTCCCCCGGGCCCTTTCGGGCGAAGGGGCAGACGCTTCGGCAGGCGAAGCACCGGATCCGCCACTCTCCCCCGTGGGCGGGGGAGCCGAAGGCGTGCTCCCAGCAGGCCCGCTGGTCCATAGGGTCCCGATCCAGGGCTCCGGAGGGACAGGCGTCTCGACAGAGCCGACACCCCTCGGGGCAGCGAGGGGCGGCACGGACCGGGTCGGGCTCCAGCTCCAGGTCCGTCACCACCCCTCCGAGCCACACCAGGTTCCCGTGCTCCGGGGTCACCAGGAGGGTGTTCCGGCCGATCCATCCCAATCCCGCCAGGGCGGCGGCGTGCTTCAGGGAGAGGATCCCCCGGGTCCGCCCCGAGAGGGGGTCCCGTTCGGTGGGCCCGATGGCGTTCACCGGGACCGCCCGGGCTCCCGCGTCCTCCAGCCGGTAGGCCAGCTCCGTCGACAGGTCGTCCATCCTTCGGGTCAGGTGGTTCCGCACGTCCGTGTAGGGGATGGAGCTTCCCGCCTCCAGGGCGCTTTGCAGAAACCGCCGGGCCGTCACCACCACGGACCGGGCCCGGGGCAACACGTCCTCGGGGCGGAACCCCTCCGGGGCCTCGCCGAACCGGCTCGCCGCCGCCACGCCGCACAGGTCCGCCCCCAGTTCCCGGGCCAGGGCCTTCACGTCTTCCCTTTCCATCATTCCCTCGTCCCCTTTCGGCGGATCCGTTCCTGGGCTACCCTACCAGGGAGGGCGGCGGGGAGCCATCGGAAACCCTCGAAGGGGAGCTTCGAAAAGACGAAAGGCGGGAAAACCATGGAGATCCGAAACCTTCGCAGCTTCGCCGTGGCCGTCCGGCTGGAGCGCTTCGCCCGGGCGGCGGAGACCCTGGGGTATACCCCCTCCACCATCACCGCCCACATCCAGGCTCTGGAGGCGGAGCTGGGGGCGTTTCTCTTCTTCCGGGAAGGGGGTGTGGTGAGGCTGACCCCGGAGGGAGAGAAGCTGCTGCCCTTCGCGGAGCAGATGGTGGCTTTGGCGGAACAGGCGGGGGAAGCGGTGCGCTCCCCCCGGGTGCCCTGCGGTCCCCTCCTGGTGGGGGCCGCGGAGACCTTGGTGGATCATCGGCTGGGGGGCTTCCTGGAGGGCTTCTGCCGTCGTTACCCCGACGTCTCCCTGAGCCTCTGCTACGGAAGCTGCAACGAGTTCCGCTCCGCCCTGCGGCGGGGGACCCTGGACCTGGCGCTGC
The sequence above is drawn from the Aminomonas paucivorans DSM 12260 genome and encodes:
- the citF gene encoding citrate lyase subunit alpha — protein: MKLVPNALGRMVPEEVPELGRFEPYGGLWARLERGYEAPRLVPPLKGTSRRKDKLAENLEAAVRRSGLESGMTVSFHHHLRNGDALLPQVLGVCENLGIRNLTLAPSSLTDAHEAVADFVRRGVVRVIHTSGVRGEVGKAISRGELEVPVVIHSHGGRARAIEEGSISIDVAFLAAPACDPQGNLTGALGPTGCGSLGYAQTDARYARHVVAVTDNLVPQPLAHVSIPQYLVDQVVVTESLGDPKKIATGAARITRNPVDLRIAEDAFRVIRASGLLENGVSFQVGAGGASLAVAQYVREYMKDKGIVGSFGCGGITGYMVQMLEEGLFKALYDVQSFDAAVRDSVAKNRNHIEIDQSWYANPLNRGCVVHDLDVVVLAALDVDVDFHVNVLTGHDGVLRGASGGHCDTAAGAKLSVVVLPSFRGGVPSVKDRVQTVVTPGESVDVVVTERGVCVNPRRPELAEAARGAGLKVVDIHDLKAQVERLTGVPEPVAADTSRVVALVEYRDGTLLDSVFRVDC
- a CDS encoding TetR/AcrR family transcriptional regulator, which encodes MKDPENRKNRILNQAWRLFLARGFGGTSMRQIAEAAGVSLGLVTYYFATKETVALEILNRFLGIFKEHLERAVDVDEDPLLYSASLVRLNYRVMSSPPFELFYKDAMRNDLYFRTIPEDRGSNPDESLRSLRRINEKYGLGHSDEYLELFGTYLCVSMERTLVLYPKTRAVGHIPDLVFRTYMGHLDPGFADFETYCRRSDALVEGILREHPELLEVRDLFEEPPRE
- a CDS encoding oxidoreductase; translation: MNPYPHLFSPVRIGGLTARNRIESAPGSMGDLTPEGYLTRENVAAYEVKAGGGAAIVTIGESNVHTKTGKAHGRMVPLDDDEVLPSLINTTDAIKHHGALASIELIHPGRRANPRYYDGPIYGPSAGMGPLGVPVTELDEEHIEEIVEAFGDAAEMAKLGGVDLCMVHAGHGWLLHQFLSPLNNQRTDRFGGSLENRGRFALLVLENIKKKCGADFPVEFRISGSELTPGGFDLDDMVAFAGMLDGKLDLLNVSDGTFHVPSTNTTMVPSMFLPHGCNAYLAAAIKKGVRHTKVAALGWVTKPILQACVDGWLPSGLGVLTVKHKIPYVILTLLYLESLAPIFFEFNISTIGNMAVILNNVLFALVCFSAVRLTTRVPELWAQSRFHVSTGTLKFWSVLGGVATLGQTLLLFSVLKPYEMVGNGVVLVTAAGYAVMRKRSGKVHMEISYEEA
- the rocD gene encoding ornithine--oxo-acid transaminase, with the protein product MANRSQELMEMEHHYGAHNYHPLEVVIAKAQGIWVEDPEGKRYMDMLSAYSAVNQGHRHPKIIQALKDQADVLTLTSRAFFNDRWPLFAKKLSEMTGKEMILPMNTGAEAVETALKTMRKWGYMVKGVEKDKAEIIVFEENFHGRTISIISFSVDPDAKDNYGPFTPGFVVVPYDDLAAVEKAINKNTVGILVEPIQGEAGVRVPSDGFLKGLENLARKHNVLLAMDEVQTGFCRTGKTFAFQHEGINPDIIVMGKALGGGVFPVSAVAANKDVLGVFQPGTHGSTFGGNPLACAVAMAAMDVLQEEKLADRAAELGVYFMEGIRAINSPKIKEVRGKGLLIGVVLHESAGKARIYTTALKEKGLLCKETHSWIIRFAPPLVITKEEIDQALKIIKEVLG
- a CDS encoding VIT1/CCC1 transporter family protein; this translates as MTEGSSALRERIRRLQRDEITEHHIYLRLARRASPENRGVLERVAGEELRHYQVWRDRSGEEVSPRWGKVWAYGLMGRVLGFTFAAKLMEKGEEGAQDCLEELTEVFPEAEQILREEEEHETALLALLDEERLHYTGSLVLGLSDALVELTGTLAGLTLALQNTRLIALSGLITGVAASLSMGASEYLSTKAEGGRKSPFKAALYTGGIYLFTVFLLLLPYFVLKDYFLCLGVSLAGAVGVILAFTAYVAVAQDEPFLRRFLEMAGLSLGVAAVSFGLGYLARLFLGVEV
- a CDS encoding epoxyqueuosine reductase; translation: MMEREDVKALARELGADLCGVAAASRFGEAPEGFRPEDVLPRARSVVVTARRFLQSALEAGSSIPYTDVRNHLTRRMDDLSTELAYRLEDAGARAVPVNAIGPTERDPLSGRTRGILSLKHAAALAGLGWIGRNTLLVTPEHGNLVWLGGVVTDLELEPDPVRAAPRCPEGCRLCRDACPSGALDRDPMDQRACWEHAFGSPAHGGEWRIRCFACRSVCPFARKGPGEGFP